The genomic region CCATCCTCATGAACCCGATGATGCGTCGAGCGACCTGTTCGACAGGCTGAGTCGGACAAGGATCGTGTCATGGCTCATGTATCCGCGGCGGAGCGCCGCCCACAACTGATCAAGGCGGCCATCGGCCTCATGGCCAGGGAGGGTGTCGCCGCCGGCAGCACCCGCGCGATCGCCGCCGAGCTCGGCGTGGCCCAGGCGACCGTGCACTACACCTTCGGCACGAAGGAGGAGCTGTACCGGGCTGTCATGGAACAGCTCACGCACGACCTGATCGACCAGGTGACACGGGCCGCGCCCACGGACGCGAGCTTCGAGGACACCATCGTCACGCTCGCCGAAGCACTCTGGCGTACCGTGCTCGAACAGCCCGCCCCGCACCAACTGCTCACCGAGCTGAGCATGTTCGCCCTGCGTACGCCACACCTGAAGGAGGCTCTTCAGAGCCACTGCAGCGAGGTCCTGGCGGTGACGACAAGGCTCGTCGACCAGGCCGCCGAACGCACCGGTCACCAGCTCGGCCAGCCCGCTGAGACGTTCGCGAGGTTCTTCCTGGCCGGCTTCGACGGACTGACGATGCAGCACCTGTCCCTGCCGGACGAGGAAGCCGAGCGCGTCTGCCTGCGGGCCTTGGTCTCGGCCGTCCTGGCCATGGACTCCGGCACTGCCCGCCGAGGAGGTGGTGCGCCGTCGCGGTCCCGCGCACAGCATGCGCCGTGACAAGGCGGCCATCAGTCACCACTACGACGTGGGCAACGTGGGTGGCCAACCTCGAAGCGCACTGGGACGAGGCGGTCGAGCTGACCTCGCCCGGGTGGGCGCGGGTGTGGCGCCTGTACATGGCGGCCTCGGCGGTCGGGTTCGGGAACAACACGATGGGTGTCAACCAGGTGCTGGCGGTCAGGACCGGCGGTGACGGCCGGTCCGGCATGCCGTTGCGCAGGGAATCCCTGGGGACCTCGGCCTCGGCGCCCGCGCCCGGCTGACGCGGTGCCGGGGTGGGTGGGACACGCGCAGTCGGCCTGACGTGCTGCCTGGTCGGGGTGGACCACGCCCGTGCACCGGCCGTGTTCGGAATGTTCGCCTGCGCGTCGGCTGTTCTTCGCGGCCGCGTCCGACCGGACGTGAAAGTGGTCGTAGCAATTACTGCGCTGTCGATCACTCAGCGAATGGCTACCGACGGGTCCGGTCACCAATTCCCTGCCGGCCTGGCACTTCTGATGATTACGCATGTCATTGTGACCTTCCCTTTATCGGTTTCCCATACTCAAGTCGGTGTAGGCGTTGCTAGGTTGACGCCCATGCCTCCGATGCAAAGTCGGACAGATCCCGCAGCTTCACGGAGGCGTCCCCCCATGCCTTAATCAAGGACCTTTTCGGGTGCCCGAAAACCGTGGCGATTCCGCGTCCTTGAGGCATTCAACCCCCCAACAACTGGAAAGCGCACACGTAAGTGATGAGACCCCTTCAGAGTGTCGTCCCGAGGCTGGCTGTCGCCGCCATGACGATCGTGCTGGGCACGCCCGGACTGGCCGCCGCCGACGAGGCGACCGGCGCCAAGGACACCACGTACTACATCTCGCTCGGCGACTCCCTGGCCTCTGGCTACCAGCCGGACGTCGACAAGGACACCGACGTCGCCTACACCGACCAGCTCTACGCGCAGCTCAAGCAGCGCACCCCCGGACTGAAGCACATACGCCTGGGCTGCACCGCTGAGACCACCGAGTCTCTGCTCAAGGGCGGAAAGTGCGACTACCCGAACGCCAAGTCGCAACTGGACGCCGCCCTGCAGGCCATGGCCCAGCACCACGGCAAGGTCGCCTACGTGACCCTCAGCGTGGGCGCGAACGACATCCTCCTCAATTGCGTCAGCCCGGCCGGCACGCTCGACGGGGCGTGCCTGAACAGCGCGCGCCAATCCATGGCGAAGAACCTCGCCCAGATCACCGGCGCGCTCCGCAAGGCGGGCACGGACGACACCCAGTTCGTGGGCTCGACGTACCACAACCCGTTCCTGGGAGCCTGGCTGCAGGGGGCCGCGGGGCAGCAGGCCGCCAAGGAGTCGGCACCCCTGGTCAAGGCCGCCAACACCGGGATCACCCAGGTGTACAAGTCGACGGGCTTCAAGGTGGCGGACGTGGCCGGGGCCTTCTCCTCGGACGACTTCACCACCCAGGTGAACGTGCCCGGCGCGGGCGAGGTGCCGGCGAACGTGGCCAAGATCTGTCAGCTGACCTGGGCGTGCACGAAGAAGGACCCGCACCCCAACGCCGAGGGCCACAAAGTGATCGCAGGCGCCTTCGCGGCGGTGCTCGCCGCGAACGACGCGCCCGGTGCGAGCGCGTCCCCGTCCCCGACCTCCAGCGAGTCGGCCACGCCCGAGCCCGGCACGGACACGGGGGCGAACCACCCCACCACGAACGGAGATCTCGCCGAGACCGGCGCGTCGAGCAGCACTCCCGTCCTCGCGGGTGCCGGACTCGCGGTCGTGGCAGTCGGCACCGCCGCGGTCTACCTCGCACGCAGGCGCCGGACCAGCGAACAGAACTGATGGGCAGTCAGTAGGAAAAACCTGAACAGCAGGCCGCTCGCGGGTCGCGGGCGGCCTGTCCGGCTCGGCTACGGACGACCGGGACGCGGGGGCTTCACTGGGGAGCGGAGCACGAGCAGGGTGATCTCGCTGGGGGCGAAGACGCGGAACGGCGGGCCCCAGAAACCGGTGCCGCGGCTGGTGTAGAGGAGGGTGCGGGTGCCGTGGTGGCTGAGGCCGGCGAGGGCGGGCTGGTCGATGCGGACCAGGTGGTGGAAGGGCCAGATCTGGCCGCCGTGGGTGTGGCCGGAGAGTTGGAGGTCGATGCCGACGGCTGCCGCCCGGTCGACGAACTTCGGCTGGTGTGCCAGGAGCAGGACGGGCAGGTCGGGGTCGGCGCCGTTCAAGGCTCCGGCGAGGTGGGCGCGGTGGCCCGCCAGGCCGGAGGACTCGGCGGTGACGTCATCCACGCCGGCGACCACGAGGGTGTCGCCTCCGCGTTCGAGCAGCAGGTGGCGGTTGCGCAGCGGCTCCCAGCCCAGCTCGCCCATGAGGTCGACCCAGCCCTGGGCCTCGCTGTAGTACTCGTGGTTGCCGGTGACGTAGACACGAGCCCGGGTGGCCCGCACGGTACCGAGTGGGACGGCCTGGGCGCGACGGCGTTCGGCCGTGCCGTCCGCGATGTCGCCGGTGTGGCAGACCAGGTCGGCTTCCAGAGAGTTCACCGTCTCGCAGACCCGCGCCGACCAGCGAGTGCGATCGAGCGGGCCGTAGTGGGTGTCGGTGATGAGGACGACGCGGATGCCGTCCAGCCCGGCACCCAACCGGGGGAGTTGCACGTCGAGTCGGCGCACGCGCGGCACGCGGCGGGCTTCGGCGTACCCCCAGGCGAGTAGCACGGCGGTTGTGCCGAGGACGGCCCATGTGACGATTCGGGCCCGGTCCTGACTCTCGCCGACGCCGGCCACGGTCAGGGCGAGCCGCAAGGGGACGCCGAGCAGAACGGACCAGGTGAACAGGGCCCAGCTGGTGCCCAGCAGGGTGTCACCGACGATCGCCGCCCGGTCCTGCTGACGCCGGCCGTGGCCGCGCACCATGGCGAGCGGCATACCGACGAGGCCGAGGGCGAACAGGGCGGTGCCGACCAGTGCGACGGGCAGCGGCCAGTGCTGGCCGGTGTGCAGGAGCACCCAGCAGGGCACGGCCCACAGCAGGACGGGGGCGATCAGGGGGATGTAGCGCATCAGGCGGTGCAGTCGGCTCTCCTGGGGAGCTTGCGCTTCGCCGTCGGCGGGTCGGGTGTTGCTGGTGTCGGTCACGCTTCCCCTCCCGGACCAGGCTGCCGTCTCGCGCACTGTATCCGGTCGCCCTCGGGCCGGCCGGACCGGCGTCCATGGGCGCGGCCCCTCGGGGCGAAGGGTAGGACGAACCACTCACTCGGGCTGGTGAGCGTTGCCCGGCCCCGCGCTCCGTCGCCGTACGAGCGCTGACGTTGTCGCGTGACCCGACCCGGGCGGGCTCGGCCTTCCGCCGAGCCCGCCGCCCGGCTCCGTACCGGAGCCGGGCTGGTGTCACGCCGTCAGCGCCGCAGTGTCAGCAGACCCGGACGGTAGGGCAGGAGGCCGTAGTCGCCGCCGGAGTTGGGGCTGCGCCCCTGGTAGAGCAACTGCAGATTGCAGGGATCGACGGTCATGGTCTGATCGGGGCTGGTGCGGATCAGCTCGCCGTGGCTGATGTCGTTGGTCCAGGTGGCGCCGCTGTTGGCCTTGCCGGCGAAGGGATTGCTCTCGGTCGCGGCCTGGGGTGTCCAGGTGCCGTTCAGACTGGTGGCCGTGAACGAGCGGAAGTAGCGCCCCTGCGAGCCGATCGCCTCGACGATCATGAGGTAGCGGTTCTGGCCCTGGAGCTTGTAGACCTGCGGGGCTTCGAACAGGTTGTTCGTCGTATCGCTCATGACCACTGTCGAGTTCGAGCCGAAGCTGCCCGGGAAGTTCCCGATCGGCATACTGGCCCGGTAGATCTTGCCGTTGTCGCCGGCGAAGAACAGGTACATGTTCGTCCCGTCAGCGATGAGCGTCTGGTCGATGGGTCCTGTTCCGGAGCCGGAGATGCTTCCGGAGAAGAGCACCTGCTCGGATGACCAGCCATTCGGGTTGGTGGGGTCGCTCGACGTCCGGTAGGAGAAGGCCGTCCTGCCCCACTGGTAGGCGAGCACCCAGATGTTCTTCGGCGCGAAGTAGAAGAGCGTGGGCGCGACGGTGGAATTCGACATCGTGTTCTGGCTGGCCGAGGC from Streptomyces chartreusis NRRL 3882 harbors:
- a CDS encoding metallophosphoesterase → MTDTSNTRPADGEAQAPQESRLHRLMRYIPLIAPVLLWAVPCWVLLHTGQHWPLPVALVGTALFALGLVGMPLAMVRGHGRRQQDRAAIVGDTLLGTSWALFTWSVLLGVPLRLALTVAGVGESQDRARIVTWAVLGTTAVLLAWGYAEARRVPRVRRLDVQLPRLGAGLDGIRVVLITDTHYGPLDRTRWSARVCETVNSLEADLVCHTGDIADGTAERRRAQAVPLGTVRATRARVYVTGNHEYYSEAQGWVDLMGELGWEPLRNRHLLLERGGDTLVVAGVDDVTAESSGLAGHRAHLAGALNGADPDLPVLLLAHQPKFVDRAAAVGIDLQLSGHTHGGQIWPFHHLVRIDQPALAGLSHHGTRTLLYTSRGTGFWGPPFRVFAPSEITLLVLRSPVKPPRPGRP
- a CDS encoding TetR/AcrR family transcriptional regulator, which gives rise to MAHVSAAERRPQLIKAAIGLMAREGVAAGSTRAIAAELGVAQATVHYTFGTKEELYRAVMEQLTHDLIDQVTRAAPTDASFEDTIVTLAEALWRTVLEQPAPHQLLTELSMFALRTPHLKEALQSHCSEVLAVTTRLVDQAAERTGHQLGQPAETFARFFLAGFDGLTMQHLSLPDEEAERVCLRALVSAVLAMDSGTARRGGGAPSRSRAQHAP
- a CDS encoding SGNH/GDSL hydrolase family protein; the encoded protein is MTIVLGTPGLAAADEATGAKDTTYYISLGDSLASGYQPDVDKDTDVAYTDQLYAQLKQRTPGLKHIRLGCTAETTESLLKGGKCDYPNAKSQLDAALQAMAQHHGKVAYVTLSVGANDILLNCVSPAGTLDGACLNSARQSMAKNLAQITGALRKAGTDDTQFVGSTYHNPFLGAWLQGAAGQQAAKESAPLVKAANTGITQVYKSTGFKVADVAGAFSSDDFTTQVNVPGAGEVPANVAKICQLTWACTKKDPHPNAEGHKVIAGAFAAVLAANDAPGASASPSPTSSESATPEPGTDTGANHPTTNGDLAETGASSSTPVLAGAGLAVVAVGTAAVYLARRRRTSEQN